Proteins from a genomic interval of Paenibacillus sp. FSL H8-0048:
- the clpP gene encoding ATP-dependent Clp endopeptidase proteolytic subunit ClpP, which produces MSYIPMVVEQSNRGERAYDIYSRLLKDRIIFLGTEVNDVVANSIIAQMLFLAAEDPDKDIHLYVNSPGGSITAGMAIFDTMQYIKPDVSTICVGMAASMGAFLLNAGAKGKRFALPNSEIMIHQPLGGAQGQASDIEIRARRIIKLREKLNRILSERTGQPLEKIEKDTDRDYFMSAADAAEYGIVDKVIEKTLPTGV; this is translated from the coding sequence GTGAGTTATATTCCTATGGTAGTAGAACAGAGCAACCGCGGTGAGCGCGCTTATGACATCTATTCCCGCCTGCTGAAGGACCGCATCATTTTCCTTGGAACGGAGGTTAATGACGTGGTAGCCAATTCCATCATCGCACAAATGCTCTTCCTGGCTGCCGAGGACCCGGATAAGGATATTCACCTGTATGTGAACAGCCCAGGCGGTTCCATCACAGCGGGTATGGCAATCTTCGATACAATGCAATACATTAAGCCGGATGTATCCACCATCTGTGTAGGTATGGCCGCTTCCATGGGAGCGTTCCTGCTGAACGCCGGTGCCAAGGGCAAGCGCTTTGCCCTGCCGAACAGTGAAATCATGATTCACCAGCCGCTAGGCGGTGCCCAGGGCCAGGCTTCGGATATCGAGATCCGTGCCCGCCGCATCATCAAGCTGCGTGAGAAGCTGAACCGCATCCTGTCCGAGCGTACAGGCCAGCCGCTGGAGAAGATCGAGAAGGATACTGACCGCGACTACTTCATGAGCGCTGCAGACGCTGCTGAATACGGTATCGTGGACAAGGTAATTGAGAAGACTCTGCCGACAGGCGTATAA